A genome region from Corvus hawaiiensis isolate bCorHaw1 chromosome 4, bCorHaw1.pri.cur, whole genome shotgun sequence includes the following:
- the PPARA gene encoding peroxisome proliferator-activated receptor alpha isoform X2, translating to MINVIATAKFRKKIVISANTVVSKSAFQLECHIMPFVIHDMDTLCMAEKTLVAKLVANGIQNKEAEVRIFHCCQCTSVETVTELTEFAKSIPGFSNLDLNDQVTLLKYGVYEAIFAMLASVMNKDGMLVAYGNGFITREFLKSLRKPFCDIMEPKFDFAMKFNALDLDDSDISLFVAAIICCGDRPGLVNVGHIEKMQESIVHVLKLHLQTNHPDDTFLFPKLLQKMADLRQLVTEHAQLVQIIKKTESDAHLHPLLQEIYRDMY from the exons ATGATAAATGTGATCGCAACtgcaaaattcagaaaaaaaatcgtAATAAGTGCCAATACTGTCGTTTCCAAAAGTGCCTTTCAGTTGGAATGTCACATAATG ccATTTGTTATACATGATATGGATACCTTATGTATGGCAGAGAAGACCCTGGTGGCAAAACTGGTAGCCAATGGGATTCAGAACAAGGAAGCAGAAGTTCGAATCTTCCACTGCTGCCAGTGTACGTCTGTGGAGACTGTCACAGAACTCACGGAATTTGCCAAATCCATCCCTGGCTTCTCCAACCTTGATTTGAACGATCAGGTGACACTATTGAAGTACGGGGTGTATGAAGCCATATTTGCCATGTTGGCCTCTGTGATGAACAAGGATGGGATGCTGGTGGCCTATGGGAACGGATTTATCACCCGGGAGTTCCTGAAAAGCCTGAGAAAGCCATTCTGTGATATAATGGAGCCAAAATTTGATTTTGCAATGAAATTCAATGCTCTGGATTTGGATGATAGTGATATATCCCTTTTTGTTGCTGCCATTATTTGCTGTGGAG ATCGTCCTGGTCTTGTAAATGTAGGACACATTGAAAAAATGCAGGAGAGCATTGTGCATGTACTGAAACTTCACTTGCAAACCAACCATCCTGATGACACCTTCCTCTTCCCAAAACTTCTCCAAAAAATGGCTGACCTCCGACAGCTTGTCACAGAGCACGCTCAGCTTGTTCAGATAATCAAGAAGACTGAATCTGATGCACATTTACACCCTTTACTACAGGAAATCTACAGGGATATGTATTAA
- the CDPF1 gene encoding LOW QUALITY PROTEIN: cysteine-rich DPF motif domain-containing protein 1 (The sequence of the model RefSeq protein was modified relative to this genomic sequence to represent the inferred CDS: inserted 1 base in 1 codon): MNAPKEVQTPGEFKCELCELSALYTYYGQMPPNSHSIVLLEEAYIMKDPFTPDXDKFLIVGSHRSLCSRAVCVGTVSNKQNKLLQSFLFVPVLVTCQKKIKQLTPKQSIFKANHSPLSYHYMYVNCT; this comes from the exons ATGAATGCTCCCAAAGAAGTTCAGACACCAGGAGAGTTCAAATGTGAGCTGTGTGAGTTATCAGCCCTGTACACATACTATGGGCAGATGCCACCAAACTCACACTCGATTGT GCTTTTGGAAGAAGCCTATATCATGAAGGATCCTTTCACCCCTG AGGACAAGTTCCTCATCGTTGGGTCTCATCGCAGTTTGTGTAGCAGAGCAGTGTGTGTTGGTACAGTAAGCAACAAGCAAAACAAGCTGCTTCAgtcatttctttttgttccagTCCTGGTGACCTGTCAGAAAAAGATCAAGCAGCTAACACCCAAACAGTCCATTTTTAAGgcaaaccattcccccttgtcctaccaCTACATGTATGTTAATTGTACATAG